A genomic segment from Nocardia cyriacigeorgica GUH-2 encodes:
- the purH gene encoding bifunctional phosphoribosylaminoimidazolecarboxamide formyltransferase/IMP cyclohydrolase has product MSESSDRKPISRALVSVYDKTGLVELATGLHEAGVELVSTGSTAARIADAGIPVTKVEDLTGFPETLDGRVKTLHPRVHAGILADTRKSEHVDQLVELGVEAFQLVVVNLYPFTETVASGAAPDECVEQIDIGGPSMVRAAAKNHPSVGVVVDSGDYEQVLAAVRAGGFTLAERTALAAKAFQHTANYDVAVASWMTSVLAPGAERFPDWIGGSWERAAVLRYGENPHQEAALYTANDGAPGLAQARQLHGKEMSYNNYVDADAAWRAAHDHTDPAVAIIKHANPCGIALGADIAEAHRKAHACDPVSAYGGVIAANREVTVEMAQQVAEIFTEVIVAPAYADGAVEVLQRKKNVRILVAEPPRRAGVELRPISGGALLQQRDILDAEGDDPANWTLVAGEPADEQTLADLAFAWRACRAVKSNAILLAHDGASVGVGMGQVNRVDAVGLAVQRAGDRVKGSVAASDAFFPFPDGPEALIQAGVRAIVHPGGSVRDQETIDVARAAGVTVYLTGSRHFAH; this is encoded by the coding sequence GTGAGTGAATCCAGCGACCGTAAGCCGATCAGCCGGGCGCTGGTGAGCGTCTACGACAAGACCGGGCTCGTGGAGCTCGCGACCGGCCTGCACGAGGCCGGGGTGGAGCTGGTCTCGACCGGGTCGACCGCCGCCCGCATCGCCGACGCGGGCATCCCGGTGACCAAGGTCGAAGACCTCACCGGATTCCCGGAGACGCTGGACGGCCGGGTCAAGACCCTGCACCCGCGCGTACACGCGGGCATCCTCGCCGACACCCGCAAGAGCGAGCACGTCGATCAGCTGGTCGAGCTGGGCGTCGAGGCGTTCCAGCTGGTGGTGGTGAACCTGTACCCGTTCACCGAGACGGTGGCCAGCGGCGCCGCGCCGGACGAATGCGTCGAGCAGATCGATATCGGCGGTCCGTCGATGGTGCGCGCGGCGGCCAAGAACCATCCCTCGGTGGGTGTGGTCGTCGACAGCGGCGATTACGAGCAGGTGCTCGCCGCCGTGCGCGCCGGCGGTTTCACCCTGGCCGAGCGGACGGCGTTGGCGGCCAAGGCCTTCCAGCACACCGCGAACTACGACGTGGCGGTGGCCAGCTGGATGACCAGCGTGCTCGCGCCCGGTGCCGAGCGTTTCCCGGACTGGATCGGTGGCAGCTGGGAGCGGGCCGCGGTGCTGCGCTACGGCGAGAACCCGCATCAGGAGGCCGCGCTCTACACCGCCAACGACGGCGCCCCCGGATTGGCGCAGGCGCGGCAGTTGCACGGCAAGGAGATGTCGTACAACAACTACGTCGACGCCGACGCCGCCTGGCGGGCCGCGCACGACCACACCGATCCCGCGGTGGCGATCATCAAGCACGCCAACCCGTGTGGCATCGCGTTGGGCGCCGATATCGCCGAGGCGCACCGCAAGGCGCACGCCTGCGATCCGGTGAGCGCCTACGGCGGCGTCATCGCGGCCAACCGTGAGGTGACCGTGGAGATGGCGCAGCAGGTCGCGGAGATCTTCACCGAGGTGATCGTCGCTCCGGCCTACGCCGACGGCGCGGTGGAAGTGTTGCAGCGCAAGAAGAATGTGCGCATCCTGGTCGCCGAGCCGCCGCGCCGGGCCGGGGTGGAGCTGCGGCCGATCAGCGGCGGCGCCCTGCTCCAGCAGCGCGACATCCTCGACGCCGAGGGTGACGATCCCGCCAACTGGACCCTGGTCGCCGGCGAGCCCGCCGACGAGCAGACCCTGGCCGATCTGGCTTTCGCCTGGCGGGCCTGCCGCGCGGTGAAGTCCAACGCCATCCTGCTCGCCCACGACGGCGCTTCCGTCGGCGTGGGCATGGGTCAGGTGAACCGGGTCGACGCGGTCGGACTGGCGGTGCAGCGGGCCGGGGACCGGGTCAAGGGTTCGGTCGCCGCCTCCGACGCCTTCTTCCCGTTCCCGGACGGCCCGGAGGCACTCATCCAGGCCGGTGTGCGGGCGATCGTGCACCCGGGTGGATCGGTGCGCGACCAGGAGACCATCGACGTTGCGCGGGCGGCGGGCGTCACCGTCTACCTGACGGGTTCGCGGCACTTCGCGCACTGA
- the purN gene encoding phosphoribosylglycinamide formyltransferase, with the protein MATIRPPSDPTSRSRALTSPAPSETAPATVVVLASGTGSLLRALIEATRAPGYPARIVAVGVDRTCAATEHADAAGIPHFRVALGDHPDRSAWDHALTEAVAAYEPDLVVSAGFMKILGPMFLKRFGGRIINTHPALLPAFPGAHGVRDALAYGVRVTGSTVHLVDEGIDTGPILAQEAVTVLPDDDEATLHERIKVVERRLLAEVVAAVATRGIVSDGRKAVIPDERVSR; encoded by the coding sequence GTGGCAACGATCCGGCCACCGTCCGACCCGACTTCCAGGAGTAGAGCGCTGACCTCCCCGGCCCCATCCGAAACGGCCCCGGCCACCGTCGTCGTACTCGCCTCGGGCACCGGATCGCTGCTGCGCGCGCTCATCGAGGCCACCCGGGCCCCCGGGTACCCGGCGCGGATCGTCGCCGTCGGAGTGGACCGCACCTGCGCCGCCACCGAGCACGCCGACGCCGCGGGCATCCCGCATTTCCGGGTCGCGCTCGGCGACCACCCCGATCGCAGCGCCTGGGATCACGCCCTGACCGAGGCCGTCGCGGCCTACGAGCCCGATCTGGTGGTCTCCGCCGGTTTCATGAAGATCCTCGGCCCGATGTTCCTGAAGCGGTTCGGCGGACGCATCATCAACACCCATCCCGCGCTGCTGCCCGCCTTCCCCGGCGCCCACGGCGTCCGCGACGCGCTCGCCTACGGCGTTCGGGTCACCGGGTCGACGGTGCACCTGGTGGACGAGGGCATCGACACCGGCCCGATCCTCGCCCAGGAAGCGGTCACGGTGCTGCCCGATGACGACGAGGCCACCCTGCACGAGCGCATCAAGGTTGTCGAGCGACGGTTGCTGGCGGAGGTTGTCGCCGCCGTCGCCACCCGAGGCATTGTCTCCGACGGACGAAAGGCAGTAATCCCAGATGAGCGAGTTTCCCGGTGA
- a CDS encoding DUF6350 family protein has protein sequence MSSPRNSLVRRAAPVRSEPEPPVDEPGFLSLTPERARVLMLVAARPAAFGLAAIVIAMFATLLASGSGLSGISGAIAGSWLAVHQVPVVIGATTLGVLPLLPTALLMWACGRECAHAVEPDPSRADLAWLVAAAVGGPLLVTAVCLAVTEDASGVLPMQPPNPLTAFAWVGGLHLVAAGCGIAAGLWPASVDRLPYWVVAAGYAAAHTVLRLLGAAAVVTVVSLLAHWSRIGDSYSGAGNAGGVIGLTVLSLLYLPNVVIGAVAVLVGAGVEFGDASVGVFSVVGGPVPAMPVLAALPTGPAAGWWPALLLIPVIVGVIGGLDTARTSHDRLLAPWSTLTSAALATVVLVLLGVVAGGELGTFGRIGPDLLAFAVVTVVLLAVTGYAGLVFARLFITPVGSPIPGFGYDDHGYDDHDEYDAEDYLDEEYDDYDDDEFDDYDDGPELTVELDAEVIDEQPALDRRPARPADPPAEIVDAEVVEADLPESSRTQDR, from the coding sequence ATGAGCTCCCCGCGGAATTCGCTTGTCCGACGGGCCGCACCGGTCCGATCCGAGCCGGAGCCGCCGGTCGATGAGCCCGGCTTTCTGTCCCTCACCCCCGAACGCGCGCGGGTGTTGATGCTCGTCGCCGCCCGCCCGGCCGCGTTCGGGCTCGCGGCCATCGTCATCGCCATGTTCGCCACGCTGCTGGCTTCCGGCAGCGGCCTTTCCGGTATCTCCGGCGCTATCGCGGGCAGTTGGCTCGCCGTACATCAGGTACCTGTCGTCATCGGCGCCACCACGCTCGGTGTGCTGCCGCTGCTGCCCACCGCACTGCTGATGTGGGCCTGTGGACGCGAATGCGCGCACGCGGTGGAACCCGATCCGTCCCGCGCCGATCTGGCCTGGCTGGTGGCCGCGGCCGTGGGTGGTCCACTACTCGTCACCGCGGTCTGCCTGGCCGTCACCGAGGATGCCTCCGGTGTGCTGCCGATGCAGCCGCCCAATCCGCTCACCGCCTTCGCCTGGGTCGGTGGCCTGCATCTGGTGGCCGCGGGCTGCGGAATCGCCGCCGGGCTCTGGCCCGCCTCGGTCGACCGGCTGCCGTACTGGGTGGTCGCGGCCGGGTACGCCGCCGCGCACACCGTGTTGCGGCTGCTCGGCGCCGCCGCTGTAGTCACCGTCGTCTCGCTGCTCGCGCACTGGTCGCGGATCGGCGACAGCTATTCCGGGGCGGGCAATGCCGGCGGCGTCATCGGGCTGACGGTGCTCTCGCTGCTGTATCTGCCCAATGTGGTGATCGGCGCGGTGGCCGTGCTGGTCGGCGCGGGCGTCGAATTCGGTGACGCGTCGGTGGGCGTGTTCTCGGTGGTCGGCGGCCCGGTGCCGGCGATGCCGGTGCTCGCCGCACTGCCTACCGGACCCGCGGCCGGGTGGTGGCCGGCGCTGCTGCTGATCCCGGTGATCGTCGGCGTGATCGGCGGTCTCGATACTGCGCGCACCTCGCACGACCGCCTGCTCGCCCCGTGGTCCACGCTCACCAGCGCTGCACTGGCGACGGTGGTGCTGGTGCTGCTCGGCGTGGTGGCCGGCGGTGAACTGGGTACCTTCGGCCGGATCGGACCGGATCTGCTCGCCTTCGCCGTAGTCACCGTCGTCCTGCTGGCCGTCACCGGATATGCCGGGCTCGTGTTCGCCCGGCTGTTCATCACGCCCGTCGGCAGCCCGATCCCCGGGTTCGGCTACGACGACCACGGCTACGACGACCACGACGAGTACGACGCAGAGGACTACCTCGACGAGGAGTACGACGACTACGACGATGACGAGTTCGACGACTACGACGACGGCCCGGAACTGACGGTCGAACTCGACGCCGAAGTCATCGACGAGCAGCCCGCACTCGACCGCCGGCCCGCCCGCCCGGCCGACCCGCCCGCCGAGATCGTCGACGCCGAGGTGGTCGAGGCGGACCTGCCGGAAAGTAGCCGAACCCAGGATCGTTAG
- a CDS encoding DUF5336 domain-containing protein translates to MSYPTGGSGYNAPAPTPSASPNPGQSPAGAGTESGAAAKGLPFFLTIGVAALGVISFLFGFLPYQGAKEGGSLFTGEGSDETENAFNSMLGITPLLTIVLIAALLAGLSLLPKQNWTGAAAAVSVAGFFGLLFQSFNQLEGIELQWGAWVLLFFVFVQAAIAVAVVLFEAGIIKLPEPRPAAQQAQAGYGQQPGYGQQQYGQQQGGYGQQQFGQGQPGQGGFGGGQYPSQPSYSQPGQQQQYGQQPGQQQYGQQQQSYGQQPGYGAGQQQSPYAGGQQQSPSEGATQQFGGQQQQYGQQQYGQQQPQQGQPSQPFGGEQNADPAADPTRAFRPSDDNK, encoded by the coding sequence ATGTCATACCCGACCGGGGGCTCCGGGTACAACGCGCCCGCGCCGACGCCCTCCGCTTCCCCCAACCCCGGCCAGTCGCCGGCCGGCGCAGGTACCGAATCCGGTGCCGCCGCCAAGGGGCTGCCGTTCTTCCTGACGATCGGCGTGGCTGCGCTGGGTGTGATCAGCTTCCTCTTCGGTTTCCTGCCGTACCAGGGCGCCAAAGAGGGCGGATCGTTGTTCACCGGTGAGGGTTCGGATGAGACCGAGAACGCCTTCAACTCGATGCTCGGCATCACGCCCCTGCTCACCATCGTCCTGATCGCGGCTCTGCTGGCGGGTCTGTCGCTGCTGCCCAAGCAGAACTGGACCGGCGCGGCTGCCGCAGTATCGGTGGCCGGCTTCTTCGGTCTGCTGTTCCAGTCGTTCAATCAGCTCGAAGGCATCGAGCTCCAGTGGGGCGCCTGGGTCCTGCTGTTCTTCGTGTTCGTCCAGGCCGCCATCGCCGTCGCGGTCGTGCTGTTCGAGGCCGGCATCATCAAGCTGCCCGAACCGCGTCCGGCCGCACAGCAGGCGCAGGCCGGCTACGGCCAGCAGCCGGGTTACGGCCAGCAGCAGTATGGCCAGCAGCAGGGTGGCTACGGCCAGCAGCAGTTCGGTCAGGGCCAGCCGGGCCAGGGCGGTTTCGGTGGCGGTCAGTACCCGTCGCAGCCCTCCTACAGCCAGCCGGGCCAGCAGCAGCAGTACGGCCAGCAGCCGGGTCAGCAGCAGTACGGTCAGCAGCAGCAGTCCTACGGCCAGCAGCCCGGTTATGGTGCGGGCCAGCAGCAGTCGCCGTACGCCGGTGGCCAGCAGCAGTCGCCGTCGGAAGGCGCCACCCAGCAGTTCGGTGGTCAGCAGCAGCAGTACGGCCAGCAGCAGTACGGTCAGCAGCAGCCGCAACAGGGTCAGCCCAGCCAGCCGTTCGGCGGTGAGCAGAACGCCGATCCGGCCGCCGACCCGACTCGCGCGTTCCGTCCCTCGGACGACAACAAGTAA
- the sucD gene encoding succinate--CoA ligase subunit alpha yields MSIFLNKDSKVIVQGITGGEGTKHTALMLKAGTQIVGGVNARKAGTTVSHTDKDGNAVELPVFGGVAEAMKETGADVSIAFVPPKFAKDAIIEAIDAEIPLLVVITEGIPVQDTAYAWAYNVEKGNKTRIIGPNCPGIITPGEALVGITPANITGKGPIGLVSKSGTLTYQMMYELRDFGFSTSIGIGGDPVIGTTHIDAIEAFEKDPETELIVMIGEIGGDAEERAAAYIKENVTKPVVGYVAGFTAPEGKTMGHAGAIVSGSSGTAQAKKDALEAAGVKVGKTPSETAALAREILEKASVTA; encoded by the coding sequence ATGTCTATCTTCCTCAACAAGGACTCCAAGGTCATCGTCCAGGGCATCACCGGCGGCGAGGGCACCAAGCACACCGCCCTGATGCTGAAGGCGGGCACCCAGATCGTCGGTGGCGTCAACGCGCGCAAGGCGGGCACCACCGTCTCGCACACCGACAAAGACGGCAACGCCGTAGAGCTGCCGGTCTTCGGTGGCGTGGCCGAGGCCATGAAGGAGACCGGGGCCGACGTCTCGATCGCCTTCGTGCCGCCGAAGTTCGCCAAGGACGCCATCATCGAGGCCATCGACGCGGAGATCCCGCTGCTGGTGGTCATCACCGAGGGCATCCCGGTGCAGGACACCGCCTACGCCTGGGCCTACAACGTGGAGAAGGGCAACAAGACCCGGATCATCGGCCCGAACTGCCCCGGCATCATCACCCCGGGCGAGGCGCTGGTGGGCATCACCCCGGCCAACATCACCGGCAAGGGCCCGATCGGCCTGGTCTCCAAGTCCGGCACGCTGACCTACCAGATGATGTACGAGCTGCGCGATTTCGGCTTCTCGACCTCCATCGGCATCGGCGGCGACCCGGTCATCGGCACCACCCACATCGATGCCATCGAGGCGTTCGAGAAGGACCCGGAGACCGAGCTGATCGTGATGATCGGCGAGATCGGCGGCGACGCCGAGGAGCGGGCCGCGGCCTACATCAAGGAGAACGTGACCAAGCCGGTCGTCGGCTACGTCGCGGGCTTCACCGCCCCCGAGGGCAAGACCATGGGTCACGCGGGCGCCATCGTCTCCGGTTCGTCGGGCACCGCCCAGGCGAAGAAGGACGCGCTCGAGGCCGCGGGTGTGAAGGTCGGCAAGACGCCGTCCGAGACCGCCGCGCTCGCGCGCGAGATCCTGGAGAAGGCAAGCGTCACTGCTTGA
- the sucC gene encoding ADP-forming succinate--CoA ligase subunit beta, with protein MDLFEYQAKELFVKHGVPSSEGRVTDTAEDARAIAQEIGKPVMIKSQVKVGGRGKAGGVKYAATPEDAFTHASNILGLDIKGHITKKILVAEAKDIAEEYYISFLLDRSNRTYLAMCSVEGGMEIEEVAATKPDRLAKVPVDAVKGVDLAFARSIAEQGHLPAEVLDAAAVTIQKLWEVFVAEDATLVEVNPLVRTPQDEILALDGKVTLDENADFRQPGHAEFADKDATDPLELKAKENDLNYVKLDGEVGIIGNGAGLVMSTLDVVAYAGEKHDGVKPANFLDIGGGASAEVMAAGLDVILNDAQVKSVFVNVFGGITACDAVANGIVKALEILGSEANKPLVVRLDGNRVEEGRKILADAAHPLVTLAQTMDEGADKAAELAAAK; from the coding sequence ATGGATCTCTTCGAATATCAGGCGAAGGAGCTCTTCGTTAAGCACGGAGTGCCTTCGTCGGAGGGCCGCGTGACGGACACGGCCGAGGATGCCCGCGCCATCGCGCAGGAAATCGGCAAGCCGGTGATGATCAAGTCCCAGGTGAAGGTCGGCGGCCGTGGCAAGGCAGGCGGCGTGAAGTACGCCGCCACCCCGGAAGACGCCTTCACGCACGCGTCGAACATTCTCGGCCTCGACATCAAGGGCCACATCACCAAGAAGATCCTTGTCGCCGAAGCCAAGGACATCGCGGAGGAGTACTACATCTCCTTCCTGCTGGATCGCTCCAACCGCACCTACCTGGCCATGTGCTCGGTCGAGGGCGGCATGGAGATCGAAGAGGTCGCGGCCACCAAGCCCGACCGCCTGGCCAAGGTTCCGGTCGACGCCGTCAAGGGTGTCGACCTGGCCTTCGCGCGTTCCATCGCCGAGCAGGGCCACCTGCCCGCCGAGGTGCTCGACGCCGCGGCCGTGACCATCCAGAAGCTGTGGGAGGTCTTCGTCGCCGAAGACGCCACCCTGGTCGAGGTCAACCCGCTGGTGCGCACCCCGCAGGACGAGATCCTCGCCCTCGACGGCAAGGTCACCCTGGACGAGAACGCCGACTTCCGCCAGCCCGGCCACGCGGAGTTCGCGGACAAGGACGCGACCGACCCGCTGGAGCTCAAGGCCAAGGAGAACGACCTCAACTACGTCAAGCTCGACGGTGAGGTCGGCATCATCGGCAACGGCGCCGGTCTGGTCATGTCGACCCTCGACGTGGTCGCCTACGCGGGCGAGAAGCACGACGGGGTCAAGCCGGCCAACTTCCTCGACATCGGTGGCGGCGCCTCGGCCGAGGTGATGGCGGCCGGGCTGGACGTCATCCTGAACGACGCCCAGGTCAAGAGCGTGTTCGTCAACGTCTTCGGTGGTATCACCGCCTGTGACGCGGTGGCCAACGGCATCGTCAAGGCGCTGGAGATCCTGGGCTCGGAGGCGAACAAGCCGCTGGTCGTGCGGCTGGACGGCAACCGCGTGGAGGAGGGTCGCAAGATCCTCGCCGACGCCGCGCACCCGCTGGTGACGCTGGCGCAGACAATGGACGAAGGCGCCGACAAGGCCGCCGAACTGGCTGCCGCCAAATAA
- a CDS encoding M23 family metallopeptidase — MNHRTTLDPTRSRSGHRYRHEDGPANAPANGGHYGFHTAPAAHTASEADNSWSADHAWQDNASWSDGDAWAESDNNGWTPEWSEQSWTEGETWSDGGAWSGGGEAWREDDEPAEESAEPAAPKVIPARESRSRSGGAHRLPAPPSALKGRAAVAAVAAGAFVAAGQCAFASPEEQTMAADYEADQIYEIASHSPMNAGDPAAAATSPDSPQVLTVGAPVDLSQFTDILEKGQKYAEDLAAQEAAKMRPLFARFAAGNFTSGFGARWGVQHLGIDVAGPIGTPIYAVADGTVIEAGPAAGFGMWVRLLHDDGTVTIYGHIDTATVSQGDRVLAGDQIATMGNRGFSTGPHVHFEVWLNGTDKVDPLPWLATRGISLGQMRD; from the coding sequence ATGAACCACCGCACGACCCTCGACCCCACTCGCAGCCGGTCGGGTCACCGATACCGCCACGAAGACGGCCCCGCGAACGCCCCGGCGAACGGCGGCCACTACGGCTTCCACACCGCCCCCGCCGCGCACACCGCGAGCGAAGCCGACAACTCCTGGTCCGCCGATCACGCCTGGCAGGACAACGCCTCCTGGTCCGACGGCGATGCCTGGGCCGAAAGCGACAACAACGGCTGGACGCCCGAATGGTCCGAGCAGAGCTGGACCGAGGGCGAGACCTGGTCCGACGGCGGCGCCTGGAGCGGTGGCGGCGAGGCCTGGCGCGAGGACGACGAGCCCGCCGAGGAATCCGCCGAACCGGCCGCGCCGAAGGTCATCCCCGCCCGCGAGAGCCGCTCCCGCAGCGGCGGCGCGCACCGACTACCCGCCCCGCCCTCGGCGCTCAAGGGCCGCGCCGCGGTCGCCGCGGTCGCCGCCGGCGCCTTCGTCGCCGCCGGCCAGTGCGCCTTCGCCAGCCCCGAAGAACAGACCATGGCGGCCGACTACGAGGCCGACCAGATCTACGAGATCGCCTCGCATTCGCCGATGAACGCGGGCGACCCTGCCGCCGCGGCTACCTCGCCGGATTCACCGCAGGTACTCACCGTCGGCGCGCCGGTGGATCTGAGCCAGTTCACCGACATCCTGGAAAAGGGCCAGAAGTACGCCGAAGACTTGGCCGCCCAGGAAGCCGCCAAGATGCGGCCGCTGTTCGCCCGGTTCGCGGCCGGCAACTTCACTTCCGGCTTCGGCGCCCGCTGGGGTGTGCAGCACCTCGGCATCGATGTGGCGGGCCCGATCGGCACCCCCATCTACGCCGTCGCCGACGGCACCGTCATCGAAGCGGGTCCCGCCGCCGGATTCGGTATGTGGGTGCGGCTGCTGCACGACGACGGCACCGTCACCATCTACGGCCACATCGACACCGCCACCGTGTCGCAGGGCGATCGGGTACTGGCCGGCGATCAGATCGCCACCATGGGCAACCGCGGCTTCTCCACCGGTCCGCACGTGCATTTCGAGGTCTGGCTCAACGGCACCGACAAGGTCGATCCGCTCCCCTGGCTCGCCACCCGCGGCATCAGCCTGGGCCAGATGCGCGACTGA
- a CDS encoding DUF1731 domain-containing protein, giving the protein MARTTTYTQVLALPAADIWRVLGDPQRLPEWNPAVTSVVMHGPVQAGATGDIVPRGRLLGPVHQRSADPFVLTTVIPDRELILEQDTPMGRMYLTWTLTPVPGGTELAQRLTFTGPSASAVRAIIGNLVENDARVCFARLAMLAGITQAPDALTAVIAGGSGALGRHIAADLVCRGQRVVVLTRRHDPESPFPQREWDGRTVGDWADALVNPGPTAVINLAGKLVDCRPTAENIAELRRSRVEPTRALVAAAAGLDAPIAYWIQASTTAIWSDAGETRCTETTPLPTGAAALPQMTGVAAAWEEAIDGAKATHRTVLRTSIVLDSQAPALKRLTQLTRAGLGGRIGAGKQWFSWIHIEDWLAIVRAALGLDPEVRLPDGILVAATDFPVRNRDLMTTLRRHLHRPPALPTPTTLLALGAVVLRTDPALGLTGRHATSAVLRETGFRFRYPTLDDALSDLLPN; this is encoded by the coding sequence ATGGCTCGTACAACGACGTACACCCAAGTCCTCGCGCTACCCGCCGCAGACATCTGGCGCGTACTCGGCGACCCCCAGCGGCTGCCCGAGTGGAACCCCGCCGTCACCTCGGTCGTCATGCACGGGCCTGTCCAGGCCGGAGCCACCGGTGACATCGTCCCGCGCGGACGGCTGCTCGGCCCCGTGCATCAGCGCAGCGCCGACCCGTTCGTCCTCACCACGGTGATCCCCGACCGCGAGCTGATCCTCGAGCAGGACACGCCGATGGGGCGGATGTATCTCACCTGGACCCTCACTCCCGTCCCCGGCGGAACCGAACTGGCGCAACGGCTCACCTTCACCGGACCGTCCGCGTCCGCGGTGCGCGCGATCATTGGCAACCTGGTGGAGAACGACGCGCGGGTGTGCTTCGCCCGGCTGGCGATGCTCGCCGGAATCACCCAGGCACCCGATGCCCTGACCGCCGTCATCGCGGGCGGCTCCGGCGCGCTGGGCCGCCACATCGCCGCCGACCTGGTGTGCCGCGGACAGCGCGTCGTCGTCCTCACCCGCCGCCACGACCCGGAATCGCCCTTCCCGCAGCGGGAATGGGACGGCAGAACCGTCGGCGACTGGGCCGATGCGCTGGTGAATCCCGGGCCGACCGCCGTCATCAATCTGGCGGGCAAGCTGGTCGACTGCCGTCCGACCGCCGAGAACATCGCCGAACTCCGGCGCAGCCGAGTCGAACCCACTCGCGCACTGGTCGCCGCCGCGGCCGGACTCGACGCGCCGATCGCCTATTGGATCCAGGCCAGTACCACCGCCATCTGGTCCGATGCGGGCGAAACCCGATGCACCGAAACCACTCCGCTGCCGACCGGTGCCGCCGCCCTCCCACAGATGACCGGCGTGGCGGCCGCGTGGGAAGAGGCCATCGACGGCGCGAAGGCCACCCACCGCACCGTCCTGCGCACCTCCATCGTGCTGGATTCGCAAGCCCCCGCGCTGAAACGCCTGACCCAGCTGACCCGCGCCGGGCTCGGTGGGCGGATCGGTGCGGGCAAGCAGTGGTTCAGCTGGATCCACATCGAGGACTGGCTCGCCATCGTCCGCGCAGCACTCGGGCTCGATCCCGAGGTGCGGCTGCCGGACGGAATCCTGGTGGCGGCCACCGACTTCCCGGTACGCAACCGCGACCTCATGACGACGCTGCGCAGGCACCTGCACCGGCCACCCGCTCTGCCGACCCCGACGACGCTGCTGGCCCTCGGCGCCGTGGTGCTGCGCACCGATCCGGCGCTCGGACTCACCGGCCGGCACGCGACGTCGGCAGTGTTGCGCGAGACGGGTTTCCGGTTCCGCTACCCGACCCTCGACGACGCTCTCAGCGACCTGCTGCCGAACTGA